One stretch of Pieris brassicae chromosome 8, ilPieBrab1.1, whole genome shotgun sequence DNA includes these proteins:
- the LOC123713087 gene encoding adipokinetic hormone/corazonin-related peptide receptor variant I: protein MDIDEKVSGPGGASQKNWTHLNTSDELPLDMRFNHGHMVSITVYSVLMMVSATGNLTVLSQLVKRRRAGRASRLDVLLMHLAVADLMVTFLMMPLEIAWAGTVQWLAGDIMCRFMMFTRTFGLYLSSFVLICIAIDRYYAILKPLNVTWEARVRRALLIAWVCAGLASLPQSFIFHLEEHPDVKGYYQCVTYGSLPTERHEFAYFLLNMALMYVAPLVFTLYCSSAALLEIIRRANTANDKMRRSGVGILGRARARTLKMSVTIVLVFFTCWSPYYCYCLWYWIDKDIVNHLDPAFQKAMWLFSCTNSCANPIVYGVFNRNRWSWRSGPHARNRGGCMRRGSRFPHGDSMEISAATLARARCSLHSRRDSARSFVIPNGPQKHINNNNQINGIV from the exons ATGGATATAGACGAGAAGGTATCAGGTCCTGGTGGTGCGTCTCAGAAGAACTGGACGCACCTCAACACCAGCGATGAGTTGCCCTTAGACATGCGTTTCAACCATGGCCATATGGTCTCAATTACGGTGTACAGTGTGCTGATGATGGTATCAGCCACTGGCAACTTGACAGTGTTATCGCAGCTTGTTAAGAGAAGAAGAGCTGGTAGAGCTAGCAGGCTGGATGTCCTGCTGATGCATTTGGCTGTTGCCGACCTTATG GTAACATTCCTCATGATGCCACTGGAGATTGCGTGGGCTGGCACCGTGCAGTGGCTTGCTGGAGACATCATGTGTCGCTTCATGATGTTTACGAGGACATTTGGGCTGTACCTCTCCAGTTTCGTACTTATATGTATCGCTATTGATAG ATACTATGCCATTCTAAAGCCTCTGAATGTAACATGGGAAGCTCGGGTGCGACGAGCCCTACTCATCGCCTGGGTATGCGCAGGATTAGCCAGCCTGCcacaaagttttatatttcatttagaGGAACACCCTGATGTCAAAGG GTATTACCAATGTGTGACATATGGATCTCTTCCAACAGAACGCCATGAGTTTGCCTACTTTCTTCTTAACATGGCACTAATGTATGTTGCTCCTCTTGTTTTTACTCTGTACTGTTCTTCGGCCGCTTTATTGGAGATCATTCGCAGGGCTAACACTGCTAATG ATAAAATGCGACGCAGCGGTGTTGGCATTCTTGGAAGAGCCAGAGCGCGCACTCTCAAGATGTCGGTTACAATCGTACTTGTGTTCTTCACTTGTTGGTCGCCTTACTACTGCTATTGCTTGTG GTATTGGATAGATAAGGACATAGTAAACCACCTGGATCCAGCATTCCAGAAAGCCATGTGGTTATTTTCCTGTACAAATTCGTGCGCGAACCCTATTGTCTATGGTGTGTTTAACAGAAACCGATGGAGTTGGCGAAGTGGCCCT CATGCCCGTAATCGAGGTGGTTGCATGAGACGAGGTTCTAGATTCCCTCACGGTGACTCTATGGAAATATCTGCAGCTACTCTCGCCAGAGCTCGATGCTCACTGCATAGCCGGCGAGACTCCGCGCGGAGTTTTGTGATACCAAACGGCCCTcagaaacatataaataataataaccagATAAATGGCattgtttaa